The stretch of DNA AGCTTTTTATATTCAGCATAGAGCCCACCGTTTTTCTCGTCATTTACCGGATAGTACGGTTCATCTCCTGGTTTCCATTCAGATGAATACTCACGGCTGATAACTGTCTTCGGAAGGTCGTTGCCTTCTGTATCCTTACCAAATTCAAACCACTTGTGTTCGATGATACGTGTCCAAGGTGTTTCACGGTCAGTGTAGTTTACTGCTGCGTTTCCCTGAAAATTAGGCTTGTCAAGAAGTTCATTCTCAAAACGGACGCTGCGGTATTCAAGTGTACCAAGCTTGAAATCAAAATATGCATCGATTGGGCCGGTGTAAACCACCTTTTCAGCAAGTGAATCAAGTTCTGCCTTGTGTTCGAAATAATCTGTGTTAAGACGAACTTCTATGCCATCAAGCATATTTTCTACCATCTTGGTATAACCACCTATAGGAATACCCTGATAAAGTGCATTGAAGTAGTTGTTGTCAAAAGTTAAGCGTACCGGAAGACGCTTGATGATAAATGAAGGAAGTTCCTTGCAATCACGTTCCCACTGTTTTTCAGTATAACCCTTGATGAGTTTCTCGTAAATATCACGACCAACAAGTGAAATTGCCTGTTCTTCGAGGTTCTTAGGCTCTCCTGTAATCTCTTTACGCTGTTCAGCAATCTTAGCTGCAGCTTCCTCCGGTGTAACTACTCCCCATATTTTATTGAATGTATACATATTGAACGGCAGAGAGAAGAGTTCACCTTTGAAATTAGCTACAGGGCTATTAGTGAAACGATTAAAAGTTGCGAACTGATTAATGTAATTCCATACTTCAGTATTATTGGTATGAAAAATATGTGCGCCATACTTATGAACATTAATACCTTCAACATTTTCGGTATATACATTTCCGGCAATGTTCGGACGCTTGTCAATAACAAGAACACTTTTGCCTGCTTTTTTGGCTTCGTGAGCGAATACAGCACCGTAAAGACCAGAGCCAACTATAAGATAATTATACTTCATTATTTTTCCTTCTTTCTGATATAAAATATACAGGTCTAAATATCGCCTTATGTATTCCTATTTTTTTTACATATTAATGATATCACTACTGGTATTCCTATACTTAATAATGTATTAATAGAAATGTTCAAATAAAAATTATCTATATGTAATTTAGATAATACAACTCGATTTCCAGCTGTAAAAATACAATGAATAACATATATTTCAAGAGAATATCTTCCCAAGAAGCTTAATACTTTAACACGATAATAATCTCCATTAGAAAAAGCCAATCTAAAAATATAGATTAAAAACATACTAATTCCCAATGCAATTATCAAATTATATTTTCTTTTCCAATATGTAAAACCATTGTTATAGCCATCAATTGAAAATCCATCTCTATCCATTACCATTATAATAATAGATATGCTAAACAATATACTGGATAAAACCCGTTCTTTAGAATGATATTTTTCTTCACTTTTGCTAATAGCAATACCAAATCCAAAAAAAGCTGCATAATAAAAGATATGTTTTATTTCAAAATACCCACCTATTGTATGAGGAATATAGTTACTTAGAAAAGTAATAATAAATAATATAACTATAGTAGTTACTTTGGTAATATGTTTTATAATTCCTTTAGAAAATAATAAATATAAAATCGCCAATACATATAAATACCAATATGGGTTTATTGTTTTTAACCACAGTAACAGTAAATCTATCGGTTCTACATCTACATTTGTATGCGAAGAGCAAATAATCTTAAAAACGCCAAACAATAAACTGAATATAAAATAAATCACAACTATATTGAATAACTGTGTTTTTAAAGTTGCTTTTGATGTTCCATCTTCTTGAATATAAGCTTTAGAATAAACAAATCCACTTATTATGAAAAAAAGTGCCATGTGAAATGAATAAATAATATTGAATCCACCGCACATAAAATCTTGCTTTTCCAAAAAATATCCAGATTTTATATATCCATCAAAAATATGTCCTAATACTACTAGAATTATTGCATATCCTTTTAAACAATCTATATAATAAATCCTGTTTTTTCCCATTAATAAACCTCATAAAGATGTAACATGTTAATATTATTCCACAAAACACAATATTTTAATCTAATATAAAAACAATAAAGCAATATATTGATGTTATAAACGCAGATATCGTTTTATATTTACTATACAACTTTAAATTTGCCGTACATCTTTTCGTAGTAGTCCTGATATTCTCCTGAAATGATAGTCTCCCACCATTCCTTGTTATCAAGATACCACTTGATAGTTTTCTTGATGCCGTCTTCAAACTTTGTTTCCGGAAGCCAGCCGAGTTCATTGTGAATCTTAGTAGGATCGATAGCATAACGCATATCGTGACCCTTTCTGTCTTCAACATGAGTGATAAGAGTTTCAGGTTTACCAAGTTCCTTACAAATAAGCTTAACAATATCTATGTTCTTCATTTCGTTGTGTCCGCCTACATTGTAAACTTCTCCTACCTTACCCTTGTGGATGATAAGGTCGATAGCTCTGCAGTGATCTTCAACATAGAGCCAGTCACGAACATTAAGACCTTCACCGTAAACCGGAAGTGGCTTGTCTGCAAGTGCATTAGCGATCATAAGCGGAATGAGCTTTTCCGGGAAATGATATGGTCCGTAGTTGTTTGAACAACGTGAAATTGTTACCGGAAGACCATATGTTCTGTTATAAGCCATTACAAGAAGGTCTGCACCAGCCTTTGATGAGCTGTATGGTGAAGATGTGTGGATCGGTGTGGTTTCTGTAAAGAAAAGATCAGGTCTGTCAAGCGGAAGATCTCCGTAAACTTCATCAGTACTTACCTGATGGTAACGCTTGATACCATACTTACGGCATGCATCCATGAGAACCTGTGTACCGAGAATATTGGTCTGAAGGAATATCTCCGGATTCTCGATTGATCGGTCAACGTGTGACTCTGCTGCAGAATTTACGATTATATCAGGCTTTTCTTCTTCAAAGAGTTTGTATACTCCTTCACGGTCACAAATATCGAGCTTTACAAAACGGAAATTCGGATTATCCATTACCGGAGCAAGTGTTGAAAGGTTACCTGCATATGTAAGTTTATCCAGACAGATGATTCTGTAATCTGGATAAGTATTCAGCATGTGAAATACGAAATTTGATCCGATAAAGCCGGCACCGCCTGTTACGATAATTGTCATCATTAATTACTCCTATTACTATATAATTGACGGAAAAGCCTTGCAAGTCAGTAAGGATTTACCCGTGCTTGTTGCTTAAGCTATATTAAAAGCAGTAATCGGATTGACAAATCGCTTTCTAGGGCAAGCGCCCATTTTTAAGACAGTCATCCATGCTTTCGTTATAGCGGTTCGGTTTATGCAGGTTGTGCCACAATATGTGCGTTCGTGTCACCAAACATCGGGAAATCATGTATTGCTTACGTTATTAATACTCTTTTTCCATACATCGTAATCAAAAAATGGAACTATTAAATTCTTATGTTCTATAGAACAACCTTTATACTCAACTTTCAATTACCCATCAGATATACACATTTTCTTTCTAAGTTCAGCTTCAATTGAAATCTTGGCTTCACATCTTTGATTTTTTTCGAATTGTTTCAATGCTTCCACGCTAACTCTTTTATTGAAATTTTGATTATAGAGAATATCGGTAGCCAAAGCAATTTCATAACATTTTTCTTTCAACAGAATTATACTGATTGCAAAATACCGATTTGTTAATATCAAGATTTAGTTCTTTAATCGACTCATCATCTAAATTCACTATTTTTACAGAATAGCCGGCATTGTATAGAATCACTTTATAAGTAAATTTTAAGATAAATCAGGACATTCTATTTGTTTTCCCATAGCAGCATATATGTTTATTGCACGTATTCTTAATCTTTCATCCTTAGTGATAAACATTGAACTAACTGAACCATATAAGAGATGCTCAATATCTATTCTACTGCTTCTAATCTTTTTTTCCTTATTGTCCTTCTTAAAGCAACATATATCCATAACCTTACACAGATTATGAATAAATCCATTAATCAAATAGTAGTTATTGCAGTTACCGTTTTCTTGAATAAATCTCAAATCATATCCAGCATGTAGACTTGCTAGAATTTCATCAACCATTTCTCTATGGTCAAATAGAAAAGTATTTACATTTTCACTGTTATATAAAGAACGCAAATTTTTATTTCGGTATTTAGAATATTTTATTTCTTCAATTTCATCATCAATAACACGATTATCCTTAGCCAACTTGATATCATCTGTTCCATCAAATACTCTTCGATAACAATAAATAGGTGATTCTTGATAAATCACAAAATCTGATTCTGTAAATCTTATTTCATAATTGTTAGTAGCTTCCGAAATCAATTTAATATATCGATCCACTATTTTTTTATCAGTAAACTGACCGGTCTCCAATATATGTGCTGGGCTATACGGAATCACATAATTATGCGGAATATCATAACCAAAATCACCATTTTCAATAAACGGTATAAATACGTTTTGATCCAAATAACATATAGGAGATTTAATATTTGTAACAGTGCCTCCATTTTCTGTTTTTTGTAAGCCAAGAACATTTATCATCTTGTCTATATTATCTGTTTTTTGCATTATTAAATACTCCAATTTCATTTTATCTTTAGAGTAATGCTCATGCAAAGCTAACTCTATTAGTTGGATATATAGAATATCCTCTATATCACAAAATTCATTTTTTAATTTTATTATTTTATGATAGCTTTCCTTTAATAATCTAAAATCTCCATTTTCAATAAACTGATGAACTATGTCCTTGCATTTTTCACCTATAGAAGTCATAACAACACCTTCTCTTTATTGTATGTTATAATGCCATTCCAATCTCCGTCAGGAAACTGTCACTAGCCAACAAATTCCATCTATTATTTTCTTGCTATAACAAACTTAACAAAACAGCTGGATTTTCCCACTTCTGTCCGCACCTGTTTTCATAATCAATACCACAATTGATTAAAAACTTCAATCCGTAAGAGTAATATAATTTTTCGAAATCATTAGAATTCTTTGCTGTTTTCAAACTCGATCACTTCATCCATACTGATTCTTACGTTTATTAATAAGATTGTTGCCGGAAACAACAATAAAGAATTCTCACTCGCTGTTTATGTAAGTGTATTTTCTTTGTTATACTAAATTAGGATCCGGACAATTAAACATTTTTGATCTTTTATCCATAATTGATGATACCAGTACAGCCGTTGAAACATGTAATGATTACCTGCTATCTTTTCAAAATATCATATGCAAGCTTAGATAAAGGTCGTGTCGAATCCTGTCCCTCTCTCCAACTGTAGCCATACAAGAATAATTCAAGCTGTTTTTGTGTTATGCTTAAATCTGTATCTATAATCTTGTATACCGCATCATCCGACGCTTGGATAAAAGTTTCAGACTCAAAATCTTCAAATATATTTTTCAGTCCCTTTAAATATTCGCCGTCATCAAAAATGCGTCTCTTAAGCATAAATTCACTTACAACGCCCTTATGTATTTGATAAACATCCTCGATATGGAACAATTCATTACTTCTTTTTATACGTTCTTCCTTTTGATAATCAGAACATGGACTATGTATTTCTAAGGTTAATTTTAAATCTTTTTCATTTTCTCCAAGCCAGACTTCCAGCAATTTTTGGTGATCATTTTGAGGCGTTATTGTACTAGCCTTAAAAACAGCTGAATCATCAAAGGATTCGGTATATGGGTAAATAGGTCTGATTCCATTATCGTCCAGAAAGCTCGATAATTTCATTCGAGAATTGCACACCTGGCAACTGGGAACAAAATTAAATAAGCTAAGTGAAAAAAGTGGATACTCACTTTTAGGATAAAAATGATCTAAGTCCGCAGTTGTCTTTTTTCGTTTCTTTGTACCTTTAGTTTTTTTCATATCTTCCCACGAAGTAATATATTGCCTGTTGCAATACGGACACACTGTAATATTCAGTGATGTCATAAGATCATCACGAAAAGACTTTTCATATTTAGTGTAATTGAATACTTTACTATACGGATTTTGCAGAATTCTCTCCCTTAAAAGTGATGTAAATCTGTTATTCGGATTTATGATGGTAGGATATTTTAAAGGATAATTCGGAAATGTATTCTCATATAAAGCAAATTCGCCTTTCAGAAAATCATACAAATTCTTTCCTGAGTTTTTATACTTTGAAGGTGTTATGTTATCGAGTATTTTCAATATCATATTACATCGAGTAATATAGCCACTCAAAGCAGGTGATTTTTCAATATCCGAATACTCAAGCTTCAAGAAAGCTCTTATTTTTTCTTCTGATACCACACCATTTTCTTTAAACAATGCAGCAATATCTGCTGAAAAATTACTAATCTCATTTTCAAGATCAGATTTTATTTTTGATGCTATTTTTTCGGCATATTCATTTTGTGTTTCAGTATCAAACCATTGTATTTTTATCATTTAGGCTCACCTTCTGATAAATACGCTTTTCTAGCCTCTCTTTTTTTTGATCACATTCATTAACCATATCCCTTATTTTCTTTAATTGATTTATTTTTTCTTCTAATCTAACTATTTCATCATCAACAGACTGGGTGTTATTATAAATAGCATCAAACTTTGATTGAAATCTTTCTCTAAGAAAATCATCACCAATTAAATTTATTCTTTTTTGTAAATCTTCTTTCTCTCCATTCCCCTTCAATATTTCTTCTAGCAGATCTTCGAGTTTTGATTTTGCAAACGCTCCAATTGCACCTTTATCAAGGAAGAATGCATTATTATACAGCTTAAATATGTTTGACCCAAATGTTTCTGGTTGGTTCTCATATATAGTCTTTTTATCATCAAAATCATCATAGCTGAGATATAGAACATTCTGCTTAGGAATATCAGATAGCATGATTGGAGAGTGAGTTGTCATTATTACATGAATATTACTGCCTGTAAAAGCAAGTTTGATAAACTTTAGTAATTCATTTATCATATTTCTTTGCCATTCCGGGTGAAGAGATACTTCTACTTCATCAAGTAATAAAACTACATTCTCTTCCTCTTTCGTATATTCTTGCCCATTGGCATCTAAAGAAACACTAACATCATTATCGGGCAAATAGTATTCTTTTTTTTCATCCTGCGAATATCTGATTTTCAGTAAACTATTCAGACGTGAAAAAATATTTAGCAAACAAGTCTCTCCTGATGACAAATCCCATGAAAAGCTAATAAAGCTATAAAAATCAGCTGCCTGTTTATAATGCTGAAAAAATTCTTTTATATTTGTTTTTAAATCAGTTTCTATATCTATGTTATTTTCTGTTGGAATATAAAAGTCTTGCCCAAATTTAAGCGAAGCAAAAACATTTTTGCTTTCTGAAAATATACATTTATAATCTATATAATCCGCAAAATCCATATATCTGTCTAAAAGCGGAATTTTTAACATTGAATTTTGTCCTACTTTAAACACAAGTTGTCGAAAATTGTTCCAAGCACTGCCCGTTGAACATTCTTTCATCAGTTTAATGAACAGATGAAAATCATAAGTTATCGAATCAAAAACCGTATGTAAAATCATATTTATCATACTTAAAAACATTGATTCAGCTAATTTGTCTTTAAAATAAGATACACCTCTCGAGGTATTATGCTGCGGAAGAAATTTAGAATAATATTGATCAAATTTCTTTACATCCACTTCATATTCCTGAACATACTTATGCCATATTTTTATATCATTCAATAATACAGCTTTAACAACCGGTGTATATCGTATATTAAAGTTTTCAACCAGTTGTCCATATTCTATAATTAAATTAATTTGGTTTTCAAATTCTTTTAAAAAATATCTATTTACATTATCTCCTGACTTTCCTAGAAATTCATAATACAACAGAAATGAAGTCGCCAACTCATCTTTCTCCATAGGTTGAGTATACTGTGATTGAACAAGCTGTTCTGATAAATATATATATCTTGCTTTGGCATTATCGAAATGCTCGCAATTTTTTACTATATTTGATTTATAATTATCTATAAGTTTTTTGCCGTTATACTGTATTTTATTTTCTTGATTGAATAACTCAAGTTTTTCGTAATCAGTTGTTATACAATGATTTTCATTATTCCCATTCGCTAAAATGTACCATCCCTTATAGCTTTTATCCTCTTTATCAAAGAAAATAGCGATGCAATTAAGATCCACTCCACCATATTCTTTAGCAAATATTCGTTTTATAGCGCGTAAGAGAGTTGTTTTACCAATACCATTTTGACCAACTATACATGTTAATTCAATATCAGTACCAAAAAAATCACCATAATAATCATTCTCTACAGCTATAATCTTTTGTTTTTCCTGATCATAATGAAATCTGATACGATTAGTAAAATTGAATTCCTGATTTTTAATACACTTATATTTTTCAATCCACAAATACTGTAATGTTTGTCTCATTTTTCTCAACATCCCTCAACCTATAAATCACGACAATATTCACTTTATCATCTTAAATATAATAGATTATTGTATTTAGCTATTCTAAACTTAACTGATGCTAACCAAATCATAAAAAGGCAAATTGCAATACAGCCCGAGCAGATACAAACAATGCTGTTTTTTTCACTTATATGCCATGATTTTTATTACAACCTTTTTCACTACAGTCTCTTTATTAACACTAACCCTGGCATATGAGCATGTTTCGGATATAAAACAACATAACTACCGCTTCCAAGAACCATTTTCATCACATTTGATGTATTATCTGAAGCCACCCATAAAGCAGCATCCAAATCCTCATCATAAGCTGAATCAAGCGAAAGATTATCACATTAACTGACTTCGATTTTTTCCATGCCTTAAATCATTAAATGCGCATCAACATAATTCCTACAATATTCAGTTTAGGATTTTTGATTATACACTTCTGAACAGTACAATATGAGTTTCCTTATATATCACTTTACAACTAAGTCAATAAAAATTCTCTTTAATATGAAACGACTAAAACAGAAAAACTATGCCTCATGTATTTCTCTTATTTCAGTAATTTCTCAATTATTCTTTCAACGCCATTTCCATCAACTAGAGAATGCATTCTATTAGACATTGTCTTTCTTAACTCCATATCTTCAACGAGATTGCATAAAGCCTTTTCTACCCTACTAATAAACGAATCATCATTCCGACAATCTCCAACACTAAGCATTATTTCTTTATTAGAAAACTGTTCTGCCGCCATAAGCTGGTTATCAGCCAATGTATATGTTATAGTAGGTATACCGCAAGCGCATAATTCATAAAGAGTTGTACCTGCAGCAGAAATAGCAATATCACATTTATTCATCAGCGCTGACATATTCTTCTCGTTTATATGTAAAACTATATTTGC from Ruminococcus sp. HUN007 encodes:
- the glf gene encoding UDP-galactopyranose mutase, translated to MKYNYLIVGSGLYGAVFAHEAKKAGKSVLVIDKRPNIAGNVYTENVEGINVHKYGAHIFHTNNTEVWNYINQFATFNRFTNSPVANFKGELFSLPFNMYTFNKIWGVVTPEEAAAKIAEQRKEITGEPKNLEEQAISLVGRDIYEKLIKGYTEKQWERDCKELPSFIIKRLPVRLTFDNNYFNALYQGIPIGGYTKMVENMLDGIEVRLNTDYFEHKAELDSLAEKVVYTGPIDAYFDFKLGTLEYRSVRFENELLDKPNFQGNAAVNYTDRETPWTRIIEHKWFEFGKDTEGNDLPKTVISREYSSEWKPGDEPYYPVNDEKNGGLYAEYKKLAEAEKNVIFGGRLGEYKYYDMDAVIASALELCKKEL
- a CDS encoding acyltransferase → MGKNRIYYIDCLKGYAIILVVLGHIFDGYIKSGYFLEKQDFMCGGFNIIYSFHMALFFIISGFVYSKAYIQEDGTSKATLKTQLFNIVVIYFIFSLLFGVFKIICSSHTNVDVEPIDLLLLWLKTINPYWYLYVLAILYLLFSKGIIKHITKVTTIVILFIITFLSNYIPHTIGGYFEIKHIFYYAAFFGFGIAISKSEEKYHSKERVLSSILFSISIIIMVMDRDGFSIDGYNNGFTYWKRKYNLIIALGISMFLIYIFRLAFSNGDYYRVKVLSFLGRYSLEIYVIHCIFTAGNRVVLSKLHIDNFYLNISINTLLSIGIPVVISLICKKNRNT
- the rfbB gene encoding dTDP-glucose 4,6-dehydratase, which codes for MTIIVTGGAGFIGSNFVFHMLNTYPDYRIICLDKLTYAGNLSTLAPVMDNPNFRFVKLDICDREGVYKLFEEEKPDIIVNSAAESHVDRSIENPEIFLQTNILGTQVLMDACRKYGIKRYHQVSTDEVYGDLPLDRPDLFFTETTPIHTSSPYSSSKAGADLLVMAYNRTYGLPVTISRCSNNYGPYHFPEKLIPLMIANALADKPLPVYGEGLNVRDWLYVEDHCRAIDLIIHKGKVGEVYNVGGHNEMKNIDIVKLICKELGKPETLITHVEDRKGHDMRYAIDPTKIHNELGWLPETKFEDGIKKTIKWYLDNKEWWETIISGEYQDYYEKMYGKFKVV
- a CDS encoding AAA family ATPase, producing the protein MRQTLQYLWIEKYKCIKNQEFNFTNRIRFHYDQEKQKIIAVENDYYGDFFGTDIELTCIVGQNGIGKTTLLRAIKRIFAKEYGGVDLNCIAIFFDKEDKSYKGWYILANGNNENHCITTDYEKLELFNQENKIQYNGKKLIDNYKSNIVKNCEHFDNAKARYIYLSEQLVQSQYTQPMEKDELATSFLLYYEFLGKSGDNVNRYFLKEFENQINLIIEYGQLVENFNIRYTPVVKAVLLNDIKIWHKYVQEYEVDVKKFDQYYSKFLPQHNTSRGVSYFKDKLAESMFLSMINMILHTVFDSITYDFHLFIKLMKECSTGSAWNNFRQLVFKVGQNSMLKIPLLDRYMDFADYIDYKCIFSESKNVFASLKFGQDFYIPTENNIDIETDLKTNIKEFFQHYKQAADFYSFISFSWDLSSGETCLLNIFSRLNSLLKIRYSQDEKKEYYLPDNDVSVSLDANGQEYTKEEENVVLLLDEVEVSLHPEWQRNMINELLKFIKLAFTGSNIHVIMTTHSPIMLSDIPKQNVLYLSYDDFDDKKTIYENQPETFGSNIFKLYNNAFFLDKGAIGAFAKSKLEDLLEEILKGNGEKEDLQKRINLIGDDFLRERFQSKFDAIYNNTQSVDDEIVRLEEKINQLKKIRDMVNECDQKKERLEKRIYQKVSLNDKNTMV